In Babesia microti strain RI chromosome IV, complete genome, the sequence TCAAGCTGAGGTGTGAAAAAGGTACCGTCCACGCAGTATTTGTCAATTACTTTGCAAATTAGATTGATGAGAGCTGTTGCATGTACCTGGAATGCGATTTTTCCTTCTAAAAGACCATCATAACTCtccaataatttgttaagCATATCACTAACGTTGCATAAATCTTTACCACCTGTGTAAATGATAGAATAAGCGATGGATGTTATTCCCTTGTCATCCAAAAAATCTATTACGTAGCCGATAAAATTTTCCCACGCTCCTGTCACAGTGGATTTCAACGAATTCAAATCGTCTTTATCTATGTGACAAGTTAGACacttattatatacaataaatagGCTTGAATATAACTCATTGCCACTAAATACCTCTCCTAGCTTGAAAAATTCGGATGCTGCCTCGATAACATTACtatcaaatttgttagtACCCAAATTAACTAACAGAAGCTTGTGTGCCAATATGAGATAATCTGATGCATTAGAGCAGGCTTTAGGGCACATGGTAAACtcatataatttaccaACAATTTCTTCCGTCATTGTATCGCTAATTTCGCTCCATTGACTATCTATACGCGCCAGATTTCCCAGTAAAAGTGGCAAGTACAAATCATCCAAATCCTTGATTTTATTCCAAATATTAGGCGATAATGACCTATGGTCATTCTTAAATGCTGTGATAGATTTGCTTAACAATAATTGCATGTCAGAAATAATCTCAGTCGAAATGACATCCAAAGCCTGAAATTCCTCATGCCACTCTTTCATCATTTTGTTTATGTCATATGAAAGTATCAAAGCCTTGCCAACGTCCTTGATTGCCAGTGCCACCTTTGACAGATTTTCCAGGGCAAAGTAGCAATACAAACCTCTTTTAAACCTTGTCAGGcatataatatcaaaatttgaaggCGGATTGGCCCGTAACAAAAATAGGCATAATTCCAGGTTTGCAGATTGAGAAGAAGAGGCCCatgaaacatttttatcgcCAAGATGGTTCAAATCTTTCAGTTCTTTGTATGGACTAATTTTGCCGATGGCACTAATTAGTGGAAATAAAACTTGTCtcatcatatatatatcgGTAAATAATTCGTAAGGGGGATTGTCTTGTTCAAAATAGCTGGGTAATTTCACTAGTTGTGGAATCTTTTGGTAGACTTCGTGCGATTTAGGTAGTTTTCCTAGTGTCTTACACtcaaatttagaaaataatttggcaattattGCCAAATTATCACTGACATGATCTACCAagttatttaatatatccaataaattattgacaCTGATAAAATCTGAACCAACCCACATTAAACTAAATAACTTTAACATCGGGTGTATATCCAAACTGGGAAACTTTGATTTTAAGGCTTCGACGTCTAGAAATCCATTAATGTTTTCAGGACATATTACACCAAGAAAATTCAGTATCTCATGCATGTAAAAGTCAATATTCATACCATTGCCATAGGAAAAacacatattattatcactGGAATTAATCAGATACTCAATGACCAATTTGTTGACTAAAAGAGTCATCTTGTTAAAGTTGGGCATcacatttatttcattGCGCTGCTTGCACAAAAATTCCAGCCAGTTATGCACTGCAATATAAATGTCATCGAACGAATCTTCAGTGCccaaattttcatacaACAAACTAAATACCCTGTCAAAAACGCTCAACAAATACTTCGTATAGCTATGCCGGGCAGAAGTTGAGCAGTTCAACAAGACACTAGTCAATGCATTTGGCAATActgataataattttgatgttAATCTAGGGGATAACACACTAAACATATCTATGATATCCATTCCTGTATCATCAATGTACcaaatttcatttgtataaaCACACAAATACCCAATAGACTCGTATAACAATTCTTTTACTGAAGACATGAGCGGAGTATGTAATAGACCAATTAGTTTAACTAAGACCTTGCGGTAGACAAAGGCGAGCTCACGAGAAACCCTGCCACCAACCCTGTcagtaataatttttagcgTGTCAAAGCCATCGGAATTGTCCTTCATCGCAATTTCCCTCGCTTCATGAATAGCCTCGACAAATCCAATTCCTTTGAATACGGAGGTTGAATGCCCAGCAAAGCCGgttgatatatttgaatcCACGGAGTTAACTGATGTAGTTGTCTGTAATGCATTAACAGGCCGCGCAGTTGCGGATTCTGATAAATCATAAATCCCGTTTGCAGTTATATCACGGATCAATGATGAAGCAATTAGAAACGCGGCAATGGATGCTGCATTTGGATCTTTAGATTGTTCAATGGCCGCTCCAATTCTATCATCACATGATGATTTTACGACTTTTGAATTTCTTCCTAGCAAATCAATACAAGCATCAATCGTCCCTGGCATATCCAATAGCCTATAGTATAATAATAGACAATGTTCCGTTTGTGTCACCTGGCCCAGCATTATTGCAGCCACATCATCGCCGCAATCCATGCCAATATTTGCATTGTTATCACCAACCAGGTCATCACATTTTGTTGATCCATTAGTTTTTATTGACACTTTTTCAGAAATGGTATTTTTTTTCCTCTTCTTGCTACTCACATTATCTGCATCATCCGCGCTCTCATCTTCATGGTGTAGATGCAAATTAtgattgataatattgGATCTGTCGGATAAATTTGCCAGGTGATCTGCAATTAAGACGCCCAATAGGCGCTTTTCGATGGCGTAGCTCATAGCCACTTAGCACTTGAACATACAATATGGATCTTATATAATTCCTAGTTTtagcaattaattcattttttctGAAAGCACATTGTATGATAAttgcatttatttagacattTATTTTAGTATTTgtttatcatttattaaagCATCGGGGAATTTCTTCGCATACAATGTCAATATCATTTAGTAAATTATAGAATATTTTTTCATCGATTATTATTGGGGAGTGACCGAAAGGTCTCGCTATGGCGTTTTATCGCACCAGTAGGTGTATATCTTCACTTCAGC encodes:
- a CDS encoding hypothetical protein (overlaps_old_locusTagID:BBM_III05090), producing MSYAIEKRLLGVLIADHLANLSDRSNIINHNLHLHHEDESADDADNVSSKKRKKNTISEKVSIKTNGSTKCDDLVGDNNANIGMDCGDDVAAIMLGQVTQTEHCLLLYYRLLDMPGTIDACIDLLGRNSKVVKSSCDDRIGAAIEQSKDPNAASIAAFLIASSLIRDITANGIYDLSESATARPVNALQTTTSVNSVDSNISTGFAGHSTSVFKGIGFVEAIHEAREIAMKDNSDGFDTLKIITDRVGGRVSRELAFVYRKVLVKLIGLLHTPLMSSVKELLYESIGYLCVYTNEIWYIDDTGMDIIDMFSVLSPRLTSKLLSVLPNALTSVLLNCSTSARHSYTKYLLSVFDRVFSLLYENLGTEDSFDDIYIAVHNWLEFLCKQRNEINVMPNFNKMTLLVNKLVIEYLINSSDNNMCFSYGNGMNIDFYMHEILNFLGVICPENINGFLDVEALKSKFPSLDIHPMLKLFSLMWVGSDFISVNNLLDILNNLVDHVSDNLAIIAKLFSKFECKTLGKLPKSHEVYQKIPQLVKLPSYFEQDNPPYELFTDIYMMRQVLFPLISAIGKISPYKELKDLNHLGDKNVSWASSSQSANLELCLFLLRANPPSNFDIICLTRFKRGLYCYFALENLSKVALAIKDVGKALILSYDINKMMKEWHEEFQALDVISTEIISDMQLLLSKSITAFKNDHRSLSPNIWNKIKDLDDLYLPLLLGNLARIDSQWSEISDTMTEEIVGKLYEFTMCPKACSNASDYLILAHKLLLVNLGTNKFDSNVIEAASEFFKLGEVFSGNELYSSLFIVYNKCLTCHIDKDDLNSLKSTVTGAWENFIGYVIDFLDDKGITSIAYSIIYTGGKDLCNVSDMLNKLLESYDGLLEGKIAFQVHATALINLICKVIDKYCVDGTFFTPQLECNIVKVIFKCILLAREYPNVSAELSKSLLNCLKILKTQSTTDESDIAIFQLDLEIKLKGNLLSAKAGILRDLETEETTHVTLDYSLLIFALQNHYIRLNKYAISKYDTQLIELINPPYQLLRMVARELCNFGGIPKENRKGLSDFVDKYVLPMFFNGRGVSQDFCKSLYEFLRLRRPKLERPQTHMKLVSVLKGAEVHSRNGNVCRYF